A single region of the Enterococcus mundtii genome encodes:
- a CDS encoding alpha-galactosidase — protein MIEQLNNRIFHMNNSQVSFILHVMQNGQIEQIYYGKPLHGLSVEEIDYLVTDQNKSAGTVKFFEDDPNFTLTDHPQAYPVYGSSDFKEGAIELSSNKTPYYTDFRFVEATTKKGKKRTLNCPATYGNEEETETLSLRLMDQERQLELILHYTLFYDSTAIVQSQTLINQSEAELQIHRMLSGVLNLSTKAYDFTHFSGAWLKERHEKKRPLEQGVVAIGSLKGASSHQHNPFIRLEHQNSTLDQGEVYGMNLVYSGNFLAQAEVDEWDKTRVMIGIHPTQFTWALAPKESFTTPEAVLMYSAAGMNGLAKQLTHFIENYLIDRQWQDTPRPIVFNNWEATYFDFTEEKLLSLATIGKELGMECFVLDDGWFGKRNNDRSSLGDWTPDKQKFPHGLASFATKLKNIGLQFGMWFEPEMISPDSQLLEKHPDWVVKHPYSRISVGRGQYVLDFANPAVVEGIYEQMANIIEETNLTYIKWDMNRNITEAYSAYLEKQGMHQQEFFHRYVQGVYTLYGKLLTSYPDLLIEGCAGGGGRYDLGILFYSPQIWPSDTSDGLERLSILSGTMAGYPLSSFSNHVSASPNHQVLRETSLSFRQDVAMFGPLGYELDLLTLTEAEKQQISDRITFYKAHRQLLTHGEFLQILPNHPYDNEICWGVFNHDRSEAIIGFYQKLGRANPAAQAYLPLPECLNKDSYYQINEKETISGHFLMNVGLKKPHLFNGANHTTYQLAGDCQSFVYHLVERREMK, from the coding sequence ATGATTGAACAATTAAATAACCGCATATTTCACATGAATAATTCGCAAGTTAGCTTTATTCTCCATGTCATGCAAAATGGACAGATCGAGCAGATTTATTACGGGAAACCTTTACATGGCTTATCTGTCGAAGAAATCGACTACTTGGTCACAGATCAAAATAAATCTGCTGGAACAGTCAAGTTTTTTGAAGATGACCCTAACTTTACGTTGACTGATCATCCACAAGCATATCCTGTGTATGGTTCTTCTGATTTCAAAGAAGGCGCGATCGAACTTTCAAGCAACAAAACGCCTTACTACACAGATTTCCGCTTTGTCGAAGCCACGACTAAAAAAGGCAAGAAAAGAACCTTAAACTGTCCCGCTACCTATGGGAATGAGGAAGAAACTGAAACACTCTCATTGCGATTAATGGATCAGGAACGTCAGTTAGAACTAATACTTCATTACACATTATTTTACGATTCCACCGCCATTGTACAAAGTCAGACGCTGATCAATCAATCTGAGGCAGAGTTACAGATCCATCGCATGCTTTCAGGGGTCTTGAATCTTTCTACCAAAGCATATGATTTCACTCATTTTTCAGGTGCTTGGTTAAAAGAACGGCATGAAAAGAAACGACCGCTTGAACAAGGAGTCGTAGCGATTGGCTCACTAAAAGGTGCAAGTAGCCATCAGCATAATCCCTTTATCCGGCTAGAACATCAAAATTCAACGCTTGATCAAGGAGAGGTCTATGGAATGAATCTCGTTTATTCCGGTAATTTTCTCGCTCAAGCAGAAGTGGATGAATGGGATAAAACGCGAGTGATGATCGGTATCCATCCGACACAATTTACTTGGGCATTAGCGCCTAAGGAAAGCTTTACGACACCCGAAGCAGTCTTGATGTATAGCGCTGCAGGTATGAATGGTCTTGCCAAACAATTGACACATTTTATCGAAAACTATCTGATTGATCGTCAATGGCAAGACACGCCACGGCCAATCGTCTTCAACAACTGGGAAGCAACGTATTTCGATTTTACTGAGGAAAAACTCTTGTCCCTTGCGACCATTGGAAAAGAATTAGGGATGGAATGTTTTGTCTTAGATGATGGCTGGTTCGGCAAACGAAACAATGATCGTTCCTCATTAGGTGACTGGACGCCTGATAAGCAAAAATTCCCACACGGTTTGGCTTCCTTTGCAACAAAGCTCAAAAACATTGGTCTTCAATTCGGCATGTGGTTCGAGCCTGAAATGATCTCTCCTGATAGTCAGTTATTGGAAAAACATCCAGATTGGGTGGTGAAACATCCCTATTCACGTATCTCGGTGGGACGTGGACAATATGTGCTTGATTTTGCGAATCCGGCGGTTGTTGAAGGAATCTATGAGCAAATGGCAAATATCATCGAAGAAACGAATTTAACTTATATCAAATGGGATATGAACCGCAATATTACTGAAGCCTATTCCGCTTATTTAGAAAAACAAGGGATGCATCAACAGGAGTTTTTCCATCGCTATGTCCAAGGCGTCTACACGCTTTACGGTAAATTATTGACCAGCTATCCTGATCTTTTGATTGAAGGTTGTGCTGGCGGGGGAGGGAGATATGATTTAGGTATCTTATTTTATAGTCCGCAAATCTGGCCTAGTGATACCAGTGATGGGTTGGAACGCTTAAGTATTCTTAGCGGAACAATGGCAGGATACCCCCTTTCTAGCTTTAGTAATCACGTCTCTGCTTCTCCGAATCATCAAGTATTACGTGAGACCTCTTTATCATTCCGCCAAGATGTAGCCATGTTTGGGCCTTTAGGCTATGAATTAGACCTATTGACTTTGACAGAAGCAGAAAAACAACAGATCAGCGACCGGATCACTTTTTACAAAGCCCATCGTCAGTTGCTGACTCATGGTGAATTTCTCCAGATCTTGCCAAATCATCCGTATGATAATGAAATTTGTTGGGGGGTATTTAATCACGATCGGTCAGAAGCAATCATTGGTTTTTATCAAAAATTAGGACGTGCAAATCCAGCTGCACAGGCATATTTACCACTTCCAGAATGCCTGAATAAGGATAGTTATTATCAAATCAATGAAAAAGAAACGATTAGCGGTCATTTCCTGATGAATGTTGGTCTGAAAAAACCACATTTGTTCAATGGAGC
- a CDS encoding DUF3284 domain-containing protein, which produces MRIDTLNYRKKIPTHPAHFYQVLLEEQLNYFHSKDSSITELTEGAAVTTALQTKLGQATVESTLTIQRLVKDELLEMTTDYSGGKIIQTYQLKRHDEQQFTLYYSERNELVDAKTQLSLLFVLPFYKFFYNRQLAKRVNYLIQKL; this is translated from the coding sequence ATGCGGATCGATACCTTGAACTACCGAAAGAAAATACCGACACACCCCGCACATTTTTACCAAGTACTTCTTGAAGAACAATTAAACTATTTTCACAGCAAGGACTCTTCAATTACCGAGCTGACAGAAGGAGCAGCCGTCACGACTGCGCTTCAAACAAAACTAGGGCAAGCGACTGTCGAAAGTACGCTAACGATCCAACGTTTAGTCAAAGATGAACTACTTGAAATGACTACTGATTACTCCGGTGGAAAAATCATTCAAACCTACCAACTGAAACGTCATGATGAGCAGCAGTTCACATTGTATTATTCTGAAAGAAATGAACTGGTTGATGCCAAAACGCAGCTGAGTTTGCTTTTTGTCCTGCCATTTTATAAATTCTTTTACAATCGTCAGTTAGCCAAAAGAGTCAATTATTTGATACAAAAGCTCTGA
- a CDS encoding PTS sugar transporter subunit IIC has product MKFVDKLAEKMVPAATLIANNKYLLSLRDGFMMAFPATMFASIMIIIQNLPTTFGFATFLPEAFNTFLNEFFGPVGNATMSISALFIVFGIGYQLAGHYKQPQIFAGAISLSCFIMLLPFGSDETMGTFIPLSKLGAEGMFVGILTAIVATEIYSRISRSGFTIKMPESVPPMIAESFVAIIPGAAPLFLFNIIRYLFTFTTWGNAVDFVYQMLQQPLMGLGGTLPAVLIAVFFTQLFWWFGIHGTLVINAVIDPIMGALAIENFEAYKNGVEQLPHIINTTFMGVFVNQGMQLGISITMAFFIARSIRMKKTMKTIMAPAIFNVSEPMTFGLPVVLNPIAFIPWILAPLASTTISYFAIYFGFVPRPIGATVVWTTPILLSGWLGTGSITGALLQIVTVVVMTLIWVPFLVAMDREYLKEERQQVKQEKENQLMDGKITIEEQ; this is encoded by the coding sequence ATGAAATTTGTCGATAAATTAGCTGAAAAAATGGTGCCCGCTGCAACGCTGATCGCAAATAATAAATATCTACTCAGTCTCCGAGATGGTTTTATGATGGCTTTTCCCGCAACAATGTTTGCTTCCATCATGATCATTATCCAAAATTTGCCAACAACATTTGGCTTCGCTACTTTTCTGCCAGAAGCATTCAATACCTTTTTAAATGAGTTCTTTGGTCCTGTTGGCAATGCGACAATGAGTATTTCTGCACTTTTTATTGTATTTGGGATTGGTTATCAATTGGCTGGGCACTACAAACAACCACAAATCTTTGCTGGTGCCATTTCACTTTCTTGTTTCATCATGCTGTTACCGTTTGGGAGCGATGAAACCATGGGTACGTTTATTCCTTTATCGAAGCTAGGCGCTGAAGGGATGTTCGTGGGTATCTTGACAGCAATCGTCGCTACAGAAATCTATAGCCGGATCAGTCGCTCAGGGTTTACGATCAAAATGCCAGAATCTGTACCGCCGATGATTGCTGAATCTTTTGTGGCCATCATCCCTGGAGCTGCTCCTTTGTTTTTATTCAACATCATCCGCTATCTATTTACTTTTACCACCTGGGGAAATGCAGTCGATTTCGTTTATCAGATGTTGCAACAACCTTTGATGGGACTTGGCGGAACTTTACCAGCTGTATTGATCGCTGTTTTCTTTACGCAACTTTTCTGGTGGTTCGGTATCCATGGCACGTTAGTCATCAATGCAGTGATTGATCCAATCATGGGTGCTTTAGCCATCGAAAACTTTGAAGCATATAAAAATGGCGTTGAGCAGTTGCCACATATCATCAATACGACCTTTATGGGGGTGTTCGTCAATCAAGGAATGCAACTTGGTATTTCGATCACGATGGCGTTCTTTATTGCTCGCTCCATCCGAATGAAGAAAACGATGAAAACGATCATGGCGCCAGCGATCTTTAATGTATCAGAACCAATGACTTTTGGACTGCCCGTCGTGCTGAACCCTATAGCATTCATCCCTTGGATTCTAGCGCCACTAGCTTCTACCACGATTTCATACTTTGCGATTTACTTCGGCTTCGTTCCTCGTCCAATCGGGGCAACGGTTGTCTGGACGACGCCGATTTTACTGTCAGGGTGGTTAGGAACTGGTTCGATCACCGGCGCACTTTTACAAATCGTAACAGTAGTTGTGATGACACTGATCTGGGTGCCTTTCTTAGTTGCAATGGACCGTGAATATTTGAAGGAAGAACGCCAACAAGTGAAACAAGAAAAAGAAAACCAACTGATGGATGGAAAAATCACCATAGAAGAACAGTAG
- a CDS encoding LacI family DNA-binding transcriptional regulator, whose protein sequence is MASIRDIAKIAGVSAASVSRILNEDPTFSINEQTRIRVIEIANQLNYSVDKNKRGSRSLGDEMTIALIVRHQEEAELDDPYFRKIRGGIEKEAAKWRFRTIRAFHMRDAHKEWKELAKYGAVIMISEMTIEATKKIATINPNLILVDNYSNSEEFDCIQTDFQQKTVEVLEVLYKKGHRNIAFIGGYSSQVAENGEVHKNKEEIRAESYLKWMKLNGLPHYANTYQGNWKPEDGLRLGKELLAQSSPPTAVIVASDPMAVGVYKAISEANKKIPDDIAVVSFDDIEMAQFMTPSLSSIKANPEEMGRLAVRLAKERMLKERTMPIRVICHSELVLRDSIGQDSPLLD, encoded by the coding sequence ATGGCATCTATACGTGATATCGCAAAAATCGCTGGGGTTTCAGCAGCGAGTGTTTCCCGTATCCTGAATGAAGATCCCACATTTAGCATCAACGAACAAACGAGGATACGTGTGATTGAAATTGCCAATCAATTAAATTATTCTGTCGATAAAAATAAACGCGGCAGTCGAAGTTTAGGAGATGAAATGACGATTGCCTTGATCGTTCGACATCAAGAAGAAGCAGAATTAGATGATCCCTATTTTCGCAAAATCCGTGGTGGCATTGAAAAAGAAGCAGCAAAGTGGCGTTTTCGCACGATCCGTGCTTTCCATATGAGAGATGCCCATAAAGAATGGAAAGAGTTAGCGAAATATGGTGCAGTGATCATGATCAGTGAAATGACGATTGAAGCAACGAAAAAAATCGCTACAATCAATCCCAACTTGATCTTGGTGGATAATTACTCGAACTCTGAGGAATTTGATTGTATCCAAACCGACTTCCAACAAAAAACCGTTGAAGTATTAGAAGTTCTCTATAAGAAAGGCCATCGAAACATCGCATTTATCGGTGGATACAGCAGTCAAGTAGCTGAAAACGGTGAAGTTCATAAAAACAAAGAAGAGATCCGAGCGGAATCTTACCTTAAATGGATGAAATTAAATGGCCTGCCACATTATGCCAACACCTATCAAGGAAACTGGAAACCTGAAGATGGCCTTCGTTTAGGCAAAGAGTTATTGGCGCAATCCTCACCGCCCACAGCAGTTATCGTCGCCAGTGATCCGATGGCAGTAGGTGTCTATAAAGCAATCAGTGAAGCAAATAAAAAAATCCCTGATGATATTGCTGTCGTGAGCTTTGATGATATCGAAATGGCTCAATTCATGACACCAAGCTTATCAAGTATCAAGGCAAATCCGGAAGAAATGGGGCGTTTAGCTGTACGCTTAGCGAAGGAACGCATGTTAAAAGAACGAACGATGCCGATTCGTGTGATCTGTCACAGTGAACTCGTCTTACGAGATTCCATCGGACAGGACAGTCCGCTTTTAGATTAA
- a CDS encoding Gfo/Idh/MocA family oxidoreductase: protein MLTIAYLGNGKSTNRYHLPFSRRLPDKINVKKIYSPSAPIWETFDEIEYTDQLSDLWNDPEIQLIVITTPSQFHAEYAKLALENGKNVLVEKPFAETSKEAKELFDLAAEKGLFIQCYQNRRFDSDFLTVQKVIESGKLGDILEVEMHYDYFRPEIPEGTKEFSVANSYLYGHACHTVDQVLSYFGEPDDIRYDVRQLLGTGRMNDYFDLDFYYGRMKVSIKSSYFRIKERPSFVAYGKKGMFVKQTKDRQEEHLKMFYMPENADFGIDQPEHYGVLTYIDKEGTYHEEKVVSEVGDYRRVYEGIYETLINGAEKIVKDEETLLQMKILETGIQQIEEAKTAFEN from the coding sequence ATGTTAACAATCGCATATTTAGGTAATGGTAAAAGTACCAATCGCTATCATTTACCCTTCTCAAGAAGGCTACCAGACAAAATCAACGTCAAAAAAATCTACTCTCCATCAGCACCAATTTGGGAAACTTTTGATGAGATCGAATATACCGATCAATTGTCTGATCTGTGGAATGATCCTGAAATCCAATTAATAGTCATCACGACACCAAGCCAATTTCATGCAGAATACGCCAAACTTGCTTTGGAAAATGGCAAGAACGTGTTAGTCGAAAAACCTTTTGCAGAAACTTCAAAAGAAGCAAAAGAATTATTCGATTTAGCAGCGGAAAAAGGACTATTTATCCAATGTTATCAAAATCGCCGCTTTGATTCGGACTTTTTGACTGTCCAAAAAGTGATCGAAAGTGGAAAGCTTGGTGATATTTTAGAAGTGGAAATGCACTATGACTACTTCCGTCCAGAAATCCCAGAGGGTACAAAGGAATTTTCAGTTGCCAACAGCTACTTATATGGCCATGCTTGTCATACAGTGGATCAGGTCCTTTCTTATTTTGGTGAACCAGATGATATCCGTTACGATGTCCGTCAATTACTAGGAACCGGCCGAATGAATGATTACTTTGATTTAGACTTTTACTACGGTCGAATGAAAGTTTCGATCAAATCAAGTTATTTCCGTATCAAAGAACGTCCTAGTTTTGTTGCCTATGGCAAAAAAGGGATGTTTGTCAAACAAACAAAAGACCGACAAGAAGAACACTTGAAAATGTTCTATATGCCTGAAAACGCGGACTTCGGGATTGATCAACCGGAACACTATGGTGTATTGACCTATATTGATAAAGAAGGAACTTATCATGAAGAGAAAGTTGTTTCTGAAGTCGGAGATTATCGCCGAGTGTACGAAGGAATCTACGAAACGTTGATCAATGGTGCAGAAAAAATCGTAAAAGATGAAGAAACGTTATTACAAATGAAAATATTAGAAACAGGTATCCAACAGATTGAAGAAGCAAAAACTGCATTTGAAAATTAA
- a CDS encoding MurR/RpiR family transcriptional regulator: MLIEEKLTQQETFTTNEKRIADYLRMNLEAAVYMTIEELAKETYTSHSAIIRFCKKIGYSGFKEFRFELGREVHQLVAQFNQVIDPNFPFTVDDDAKMIAKKMADLSIQAIKKAQFQMEDQSLETIATVLNKAERIFLFAKGDSQTTARKFQNKLVKLNKFLILAEEYSDSSWNAANLTENDCGIFISYSGRIHHYERILTYLAHIGAPSLLITGNEQSEMAKKAAMRLVVSQEEYDFAKVATFSSQIAFDYVLNTLYSLMYTQNYQENLLNLKEKQELIQKGLLKEYKK; the protein is encoded by the coding sequence ATGCTTATCGAAGAAAAATTAACCCAACAAGAAACATTTACTACAAATGAAAAACGGATCGCCGATTATCTGCGGATGAATTTGGAAGCAGCAGTTTATATGACGATTGAAGAGCTGGCAAAGGAGACCTATACCTCCCATTCCGCCATTATCCGATTCTGTAAAAAAATCGGCTATAGCGGATTTAAAGAATTTCGCTTTGAATTAGGACGAGAAGTCCACCAACTGGTTGCTCAGTTCAATCAAGTCATCGATCCTAATTTTCCTTTTACCGTTGATGATGATGCGAAGATGATTGCCAAAAAAATGGCAGATCTATCCATTCAAGCTATCAAAAAAGCGCAATTTCAAATGGAAGATCAATCGTTAGAAACCATCGCGACTGTTTTAAACAAAGCAGAGCGCATTTTCTTATTTGCAAAAGGTGATTCGCAAACAACTGCTCGGAAATTCCAAAATAAATTAGTTAAACTAAATAAGTTCTTGATCTTAGCCGAAGAATATAGCGATTCGTCCTGGAATGCGGCTAATTTGACGGAAAATGACTGCGGGATTTTTATTAGCTATAGTGGACGCATCCATCATTACGAACGTATTCTTACCTATCTAGCACATATTGGCGCACCTAGTTTATTGATCACAGGAAATGAACAGTCTGAAATGGCAAAGAAAGCAGCCATGCGGTTGGTCGTGTCTCAAGAAGAGTATGATTTTGCGAAAGTTGCTACATTCTCTTCTCAAATTGCCTTCGACTATGTCTTGAATACCTTATACTCCTTGATGTATACGCAAAACTACCAAGAAAATTTATTGAATTTGAAAGAAAAACAAGAGTTGATCCAAAAAGGATTGTTAAAGGAATACAAGAAGTAA
- a CDS encoding histidine phosphatase family protein: protein MKKLYLMRHGQTLFNQLGKIQGACDSPLTEAGIRQAEVARDYFETNQITFDAYYSSTQERASDTLEIIIGEKEYQRCKGLKEWNFGRFEGESEALNPKRPVGETSYGDSFVPYGGESAKELQQRMNTTLIDIMEKEHQSVLAVSHVGAMYLFIQKWLPYKQVAKIKFSNCCILEFEYSDRQFSFIQAINHQF, encoded by the coding sequence ATGAAAAAACTTTATCTCATGCGTCATGGTCAAACCTTGTTCAATCAATTAGGGAAAATCCAAGGGGCTTGTGACTCTCCATTGACAGAAGCTGGGATCAGACAAGCAGAGGTGGCAAGAGACTATTTTGAAACCAATCAAATCACCTTTGATGCGTATTATTCATCCACACAAGAACGAGCTTCTGATACGCTAGAAATCATTATCGGGGAAAAAGAATATCAGCGATGTAAAGGGTTAAAAGAATGGAACTTTGGCCGATTTGAGGGAGAAAGTGAAGCATTGAATCCTAAACGACCAGTTGGCGAAACTTCCTATGGTGATTCATTTGTTCCTTATGGCGGTGAGTCGGCAAAAGAACTCCAACAAAGAATGAACACGACCTTGATCGACATCATGGAAAAAGAGCACCAAAGCGTGTTAGCAGTTAGCCATGTTGGTGCCATGTATTTATTCATTCAAAAATGGTTGCCTTATAAGCAAGTGGCCAAGATAAAATTTTCAAATTGTTGTATTTTAGAATTCGAGTATAGCGATCGTCAATTTTCATTCATCCAGGCGATCAATCATCAATTTTAA
- a CDS encoding TetR family transcriptional regulator, giving the protein MPKETFFNISKEKQQWILEILLDTFYDQHISQVKVSEIVEAMGMSRGAFYKYFQDLEDAYTFTVRNYSNQVHGDIIASINRNRDHFFLGIEEYLAWCGQLSKDSSYWRSIKLLTRANDLGSAKRSNDQGDTSMVEQWLDLLKINQIVMATTEEAISFLYFVMALVMNSLTDYMINQWTAEELVEDFRYKVKWLEIGVKSKANS; this is encoded by the coding sequence ATGCCAAAAGAAACATTTTTCAATATTTCCAAAGAAAAACAGCAATGGATCTTAGAGATTTTATTAGATACATTTTATGATCAGCACATCAGCCAAGTCAAAGTTTCAGAAATCGTTGAAGCAATGGGGATGTCTCGTGGTGCATTTTACAAATATTTTCAGGATTTAGAAGATGCGTATACGTTTACTGTCCGAAACTATTCCAATCAAGTCCATGGAGATATCATCGCTTCGATCAATCGAAATCGAGATCATTTTTTCTTAGGAATCGAAGAATATCTCGCCTGGTGTGGACAGCTAAGTAAAGATAGTTCTTATTGGCGATCCATCAAATTACTCACACGTGCAAACGATCTAGGTTCAGCGAAGCGTTCAAATGATCAAGGTGACACATCGATGGTTGAACAATGGCTTGATTTGTTAAAAATCAACCAGATCGTCATGGCTACGACAGAAGAAGCCATCAGCTTTTTATATTTCGTGATGGCTCTTGTCATGAATTCTTTGACAGATTATATGATCAACCAATGGACAGCTGAAGAACTAGTAGAGGATTTCCGCTATAAAGTCAAATGGCTAGAGATAGGGGTAAAGAGTAAGGCTAATAGTTAG
- a CDS encoding ABC transporter ATP-binding protein has protein sequence MKEILTMKNIVKKFGNGRTEVTALKEINFSVKQGEFVSIIGPSGSGKSTFLTISGGLQTPTSGEIHINGHSFSELNEKKRADLRFKEIGFILQSSNLIPFLKVKEQFYLVDRVAKKKAGDERIDELLKSLDIYELKDSYPKDLSGGERQRVAIARALFNDPSLILADEPTASLDTDHAYEVVKLLVKEAHEKQKATVMVTHDSRMIQWSDCVYRMEDGYLKEQAKA, from the coding sequence ATGAAAGAAATCTTGACAATGAAAAATATCGTCAAAAAATTCGGCAACGGCCGAACAGAAGTGACTGCACTAAAAGAAATCAATTTTTCAGTGAAACAAGGAGAATTTGTCAGCATCATCGGCCCTTCTGGTTCAGGGAAAAGTACATTTTTAACCATCTCTGGTGGTCTTCAAACACCTACTTCAGGTGAAATTCACATTAACGGTCATTCGTTTTCTGAATTAAATGAAAAAAAACGAGCAGACTTACGCTTTAAAGAAATTGGCTTCATTTTACAAAGTTCAAATTTGATCCCTTTCCTAAAAGTCAAAGAACAGTTTTACTTAGTCGATCGTGTCGCTAAGAAAAAAGCAGGGGATGAGCGAATCGACGAATTGCTGAAATCATTGGATATCTATGAGTTAAAAGACAGTTATCCAAAAGATTTATCCGGTGGAGAAAGACAACGAGTAGCGATCGCAAGGGCTTTATTCAATGACCCAAGCTTGATTTTAGCGGATGAACCCACAGCAAGCTTAGATACGGATCATGCCTATGAAGTTGTCAAATTGTTAGTCAAGGAAGCCCATGAGAAGCAAAAAGCGACCGTCATGGTCACGCATGATTCTCGGATGATCCAGTGGAGCGACTGTGTCTATCGCATGGAAGACGGCTATTTAAAAGAACAAGCTAAAGCTTAA
- a CDS encoding ABC transporter permease, with protein sequence MFLAIKEMRYAKLRYGLIIGIMFLIAYVVFMLTGLASGLSEEFKKAIVDWQAQEIVLSEDANKVFAASQLTREDLDQVDAKDKAPIGLFSGAVKAEEKENITVFGTTRDAFLLPDLLEGEMFKQKNEIIISKNMADLGFSIGKKIKIGSYDEELTIVGIFPETYYTVGPVVYTDLDTWTQLKFGDQPFASDEKKPINAIVTKQAATIQSDGASKTLQKLSIDDFIQSLPGYSAQNMTLNAMIYFLFVVVAAVVGIFMYVITLQKTAIFGVMKAQGIRNSFIARSLLAQAFIVGVVGVAFAVGLAFLTSLILPTAMPFAIMWPQWLLYSGILILVAMIGGLFSIRTVAKVDPVIAIGG encoded by the coding sequence ATGTTTTTAGCGATAAAAGAAATGCGCTATGCCAAACTACGCTATGGGCTGATTATTGGAATCATGTTCTTGATCGCTTATGTTGTGTTTATGTTAACTGGTTTAGCAAGTGGACTCTCCGAAGAGTTCAAAAAAGCAATTGTTGACTGGCAAGCACAAGAAATCGTGCTATCAGAAGATGCCAATAAAGTCTTTGCTGCCTCTCAATTGACGAGAGAAGATCTGGATCAAGTAGACGCAAAAGACAAAGCGCCTATTGGCTTATTCAGCGGAGCAGTCAAAGCAGAAGAAAAGGAAAATATCACTGTATTTGGGACGACACGCGATGCGTTCTTATTGCCTGATTTATTAGAAGGCGAGATGTTCAAACAAAAAAATGAAATCATTATTTCCAAAAATATGGCAGATCTAGGTTTTTCGATTGGCAAAAAAATCAAAATCGGTAGCTATGATGAAGAACTAACAATCGTTGGGATCTTCCCTGAAACTTATTACACGGTGGGGCCGGTCGTTTATACAGACCTTGATACATGGACACAGTTGAAATTTGGCGATCAGCCTTTTGCTTCGGATGAGAAGAAGCCGATCAATGCCATTGTCACGAAACAAGCTGCCACTATCCAATCGGATGGGGCATCAAAAACATTACAAAAATTGTCGATTGACGACTTTATTCAAAGTCTCCCAGGTTATTCTGCACAAAACATGACATTGAATGCGATGATTTATTTCTTGTTTGTCGTTGTTGCAGCAGTTGTAGGCATCTTTATGTATGTGATCACCTTACAAAAAACAGCGATTTTCGGTGTGATGAAAGCACAAGGGATCAGAAATTCATTTATCGCCCGTTCCTTACTAGCACAAGCATTCATCGTAGGAGTGGTTGGTGTAGCATTCGCAGTAGGGCTTGCTTTCTTGACTAGTTTGATCTTACCGACTGCCATGCCTTTCGCGATCATGTGGCCTCAGTGGCTTTTATATAGTGGGATATTGATACTCGTAGCAATGATCGGTGGGCTATTCTCCATTCGGACAGTCGCTAAAGTTGATCCAGTTATTGCGATAGGAGGGTAA